One genomic region from Biomphalaria glabrata chromosome 7, xgBioGlab47.1, whole genome shotgun sequence encodes:
- the LOC106066297 gene encoding uncharacterized protein LOC106066297: MFRFVLVLSLPLLTLCQVDITALGNYEFNKFDIDQDGNIEPLEMYQYFARFDANHDNRISRQEYAKEVETHHVNNPSAQQVLLRLFDAMDFDNDNHLDEPDYADIFMAADSNNNKLVSQQEFLRYFYDLTGIDPVGK; the protein is encoded by the exons ATGTTTCGATTCGTTCTTGTCCTGAGTTTGCCGCTACTGACCCTTTGTCAGGTGGACATTACAGCTCTAGGAAATTATGAATTTAACAAATTCGATATTGATCAGGATGGCAACATTGAGCCTTTGGAAATGTACCAGTACTTCGCA CGTTTCGACGCCAACCACGACAACAGAATCTCAAGACAAGAGTACGCCAAGGAGGTGGAGACTCACCACGTGAACAACCCTTCAGCACAGCAGGTTCTCTTGAGACTCTTCGACGCCATGGACTTTGACAACGACAACCACCTGGACGAGCCTGACTACGCTGATATCTTCATGGCTGCTGACTCCAACAACAACAAGCTCGTGAGCCAGCAGGAGTTCCTCAG atATTTCTACGACCTGACAGGCATTGATCCAGTTGGAAAATAA